The region cctttccataactcatatggagatatctcatttttcttcatcagtattcgattaagaatgtgacaagctattaaaagcgcttcaccccataagttgaagttcaacgtAGAAAACACCAACAGaaaatttatcatctctagataagttctatttttcctttcggcaacaccattgtgttgtggtgtataaggtgcagtgcactcatgaattataccattttcttcacaaaatgtattgaattcattaaagAAGTACTCACCCCCTCTATCatttcttagcaccttaatctttttatttagttgattttcaacttctaatttatacaatttaaaagcatcaaaagtttcatctttatgctttaaaagaaacacataggtatatctactaaaatcatctataaaagtaagaaaatacattttaccacctctagttaaaacacaatttaattcacaaagatcactatggattaaatctagtaaattagatgatctttctacactaggaaatgatttcttaatcatttttgccttaacacatgtttcacatttaccatagtttttaatattgcatgcaatcataccacattttactactattttcatggttgaaagacctatatgcgatagtctaagatgccacaaaaataaagaatcatactcaacaatataggcggaattagcatttttattgataacattgaaagttacatcattggtgcacaatttaaccataccctcacactcacaagagtacccatttcccaaaaatacatttgatttggtaagtataaatttaccggactcaaaaatggctttaatgccggacttgccaagaaaatcaccacttaccaagtttctactcatttcaagaacataaagtacattcactaatgtaactttcatgccggaggtgaaaaagacttcaatggtacctttgccaagtaccttggatgtgccctcattgcccatttgaatctcatggttgccctttgactcttcaaaggtcttgaacaatgatttgtcataggtgacatggacggtggcacatgtatcataccaccaccctttcaccttgccttggaccgcattcacctcactaagggtagcaactatgttttcctcttgagttgcattcaccttaggtccttgttggtcttttctatgcttacactctctagcatagtgaccattttttccacacacaaagcaaggacatttctcgcccttaaacttgtttgagttggtttttggacccaaagatttctcgttaccctttttccctttgactcgtggacgtaggcagattttaactgctgaaccacgtaaaaatctctttcttttcttttcttcatgtttaattgtgtaattgctctacataattacgttgacgaaaaacggcgtcaacatctTCGATATTGAAAACACTTGTTTGCAATTTCCAATttaaacataaatatatttttgaatttcTATTCCAATGAATgtgattaattttcaataaaaaaacttAAATGATAAACAAAAACATAGGATATTGGCAGCGATAAtacctaaaattttcaaaagttgcaatttaatacccaaatcttttttttttgtggtaataATACTTAAACCTATAATTTTAGTGCAACCGTTAGTACTTACCGTTAAGTATCCACATGGCACATTTTATTAGTCTAATTGGTGGTGATGGTACCCAAATCTTTTTTACACTTTAATACCCATTTTTTTTGTGGTAATACCTAAATCTATAATTTTGTGCAACTgttagtactcaccgttaactGTCTGTTAAGTATCCACATGGCACATatggattttgggatgattttagactaaattctttaaatattataaaaatcattttaaatttcaaaaaatccaaaaagattattaaaaactaattaataatatggattttgagataattttgatttcaattttaatttgggttGTTTCAAATTTGCAaactttagttttattaattagtttctaataatcttttagattttttaaatttttaaatgatttttatagtatttaaaaatttatagatATTGGCGGTAATAATACCCAAATTATTtataaagttacactttaatacctaaatttacgAGGATAAAAATTGTCACATGGATACTTAACGGGCAATAACGCTGAGCACTAACGGttgcaccaaaattgtagatttatgtattattaccgccaaaaaaaagatttgggtattaaagtgtaatttttttttaaaaaaattgggtattatcGCCGCTAATATCCCAAAACATAAATGTAAACTACTTGTTTACAATTTCAAACCAACTTAAATTTAAGTTGTAAACTACAtgtttactatttcaaatttaaatataacataaacaaTTTGTTTACATTTTTGAATTTTTAAGGAAATCGTAAACTATTGTTCttgatttttgtttatattttaaattaatttttttaaaatgtaaaaaaaaatgctatatcaatttttttgtgtgtattttttaccttaaaataaatataaatttgaaatcttaattcaataaaaattaacatattttttatatgttaAGGTTATTTTAGTCAACTTTTCTAAGAAATAATGTataaatctctttttttttttaaatagatggCAATTATGTATATTAAGTATGAAGAAATAGTATCCATGTGGTTATCCCATTAAATATATGGAAGCATGGATATGGGTTGTTCATTTgactattttgtttttttatgtaattttaattttttttaaagttgtaCAGTGGGCCTCACACAGATATACATTTGAAATGTAGTTTGTTATTCCTTTTTCTTTGTCGTTATCTTTTGTTTTGttatacaacatttttttatttcAAGTTACTGCATACAaatcaataatattatttattgaataaaaaatgatactgaaattttattattttaataaaatatttataccaATTGACTATAACAAACGTGGCACAATTTAATTAAGTTAGtaaatttcaatcaatatattaaaCTTATAACTTCAAATCAGGCTACTACAAATAAAATATAAGTCTGAATTCTCTTATTTGATATTTCTCTCACaccaaaaatatttaataaaagataCTCATAACTATGGATGGCTCATGCCTATAGCATGAGATTCTCACTAGTATTTATATATGCATATTCATATATGCGTAACACCAACATCAAGTGCATAAATCCATATAAGCATACTACATATAAATGCTTAACATATTTTTGCTACTTCCCAATTTAAGACACCATATAGGAACATTTACTTTAATTAAAATGGGCCGAACGaacaaaatacatgatccaacTGACTGCGCTCTACATGCAACCAAATGACACCACAAACATTTCAAGAAGATTCATTTTGCTCTAGCACATAATGTTCTTCAACTTGAGTAAACTCAACTCAAAGAGCAAGGGACAAACTATAGTGGCCAAAAATTGGTCCAAGTCCAACGTAAAGGCCCACTAACGGAACAATGTTCCAAGCCCACTCTGACTAACTAAGCAAGCCAGTAAAATGAAGATCGTTGGCTTCACTAGCCCACATGGGCTAGGCCCAAACTATATATCCTGGattatatcacatgtccaatcaCCTACTAGACCTGACGCGCGAAGTCTAACCTCAGACTATAATGATAAGGGTCAAGGCATGAAAAGAAAAGGATGTTAAGCTTTCAGCTAACGCACGATAGTGAAGGTCTTCCCTCCAATAACGTTGAAGAAGGCCATGTCTCCAAGTGACACGTGGGGAAGAGGGCACCCAACCTTCAACTGACCTGGAGGATAGTAGTCTTCCCCTTGAAAATTGAGGAAGACCGCTTCTCTAGGAACCACGTCTTGGGGATCGGTCGCTCTCCCAAAGTAGCCTATAAAAGGACCTTTCCTAGACTGTGAGGGGGAGGATCATCGATTGATACTAAGTACTTACTCGCTCTCTGTATACTCTGACTCAAATCTTTACACTTTGTTGAATAAGGTTCAACTCTCAATCAACGGTCAGCCATAGATACAGGAAGAACTCTGACTTTTCTTTATTCATTTTTCTCTTCATTTTACATTGCAAGTTTACTGACTTGACTGTCAAAGTGCCTTCAGCTGGCACCACCCCGGTGTTCCAAGGATTCACGGTCTTCTCTTTTCTTTATTACGCAGGTTGTTAGTGCTCACAAACGTTCATTCCGATCATTATAGATTTTGTCGTCTACAATTACTATAGTAAAATTTGATTGGAAAAGACCCAATAAAGAAAAAATacaatatttacaaaaatatatatttaaaatgaaaaaaatatttaaaaataaaagaagattaaaaaaaattcaaacttcaaCTGATTAATTTGATTATCTTTTAAAATATGATAAATATAAAGTCGCATGAAACTAGCCAATTATCTCCACAACAACCTTATCGAAGAGAGTTagggagattttttttttttttacaaagtcatacttctttatttatttaaagatttatattttattggagTTTTTGGTCTATCACCATGTgttttttactaattatttttttaactttgtattttgtaaaataattataaaaaacccataaaaatatgattttggtaaaaaaaattaaactaaaatcataaataattcactaaattaataatttaaaataaaaatataattattctgCCTAATAATTATATTGTcgtactcaattttttttttcttttatcaaaATTGAATTTACCGAATCATTAGAAATGTAATTAGAAAAAATCATTGGTCGTCATttaaatgtgatttaatattaattaaaaaagtttttattaaaataaacataTCTCATCCATTTCAGAAAAACAAAAACTATATCTCacgaaagtttttttttttttttgagtaatCATGAGAGAGATACTTGAGTGTAAAAAAAAGTAGTAAAGACAAAATGGCTTTGACAACCCACCCTTTCTTCTCTCCCTCCAAAACTCCAACAGCCATAACTACCATTTCCGAGTTCCCACAGAATCCCAAAACCTTAATCCTCCAAAAATGCAAGACTACCAAGGATCTCAACCAAGTCCACGCTCACCTTATCAAAACCCGCCTCCTCCACAGCCCCCTCATCGCCGAAAACCTACTCGAGTCCGCCGCCATAATCCTGCCAGACGCCATGGACTATGCTCTCTCCATTTTTGGCCGAATGGACCAACCCGATTCGGCGGCGTATAATGTCATGATCAGGGGACTCATATACAAGAAGTCCAACCATGAAGCCATCCTTTTGTTCAGAAAGATGTGTGAGAGTTTGGTTCACCCTGATGAGTTTACTTTTCCTAGCGTCTTGAAAGCTTGCTCTAAGCTTGGGGCTCTGAGTGAAGGAGAACAAATTCATGCCCGGATTGTGAAAACTGGGTTTGGTTCTAATGGATATGTTGAGAACACTTTGATTCATATGTATGCTAGTTGTGGCGATTTGGAGGTGGCTCGGAAAGTGTTCGATAAAATGTCTCACAGGCATGTTATGACTTGGAACTCGATGTTAGCGGGGTACGCGAAGAACGAACTTTGGGATGAGATTGTGAAGCTATTTCGTAAGATGATGGAGTTGGGttctgagtttgatgaggttaCTATGATTAGTGTTTTGCCAGCGTGTGGGAGAGTAGCTGATTTGGAGTTAGGAGAGTGGATTAGTGAGTATATAGAAGCAAATAGACTGAAGGACAACCTTGCTTTGATTACTTCTTTGATTGACATGTATGCAAAATGTGGTCAGATCGATTCTGCGAGAAGAGTTTTCAACCAGATGGATCGAAGAGATGTTGTTGCATGGAGTGCCATGATTTCTGGATATGTTCAAGTAAATCGATGTAGGGAAGCACTTGATCTGTTTAAGGAAATGCAAAAGGCAAATGTGGAACCAAATGAGGTAACTATGGTCAGTGTGCTTTATTCTTGTTCTGTCCTTGGAACTTTAGAAACTGGAAAATGGGTCCATTTTtatataaagaagaagaaaatgaagctCACGGTTACACTTGGAACTGCACTGATCAATTTCTATTCAAAGTGTGGGTTAATAGACAGTTCAATTGAAGTGTTCAACAAAATGTCTATGAGAAATGTCTTTTCCTGGACAGCTCTTATTCAAGGTCTTGCTAGTAATGGGCAAGGGGAAAAAGCTTTGGAATACTTCAAATTAATGCAGCAGAACAATATTGATCCGAATGATGTGACTTTCATTGGTGTTCTTTCAGCTTGTAGTCATGCAGGTCTGGTTGATGAAGGTCGAAAATATTTCCTTAGCATGAGCAATGATTATGATATTGAACCGAGAATTGAACATTACGGTTGCATGGTTGATATCTTTGGGCGAGCTGGTTTGATTGAAGAGGCCTACAAGTTTATAAAGAACATGCCAATCCAACCAAATGCTGTTGTTTGGAGGACATTATTGGCTTCATGTAGAGTTCATAAAAAGGTTGAAATCGGCGAAGAATCGTTGAAGAACATAATCAAATTAGATCAGCCTCATAGTGGAGATTACATACTTCTATCAAAACTATATGCATTAGTTGGAAGACACGATGACGCTTTAAGAGTGAGAAATCAAATGAAAGAGAATGGAATAAAAAAGGCTCCTGGGTGTAGTTTGATTGAGTTGGATGGAGTCATGTATGAGTTTTTCGCTGAAGACAAACGAAATCCCAACTCAATGGAGATTTACAATGCAACTGAAGACATGATGAGAAAGATCAAGTCAGCTGGCTATGTGCCAAACACAGCAGATGCAAGGCTTGATGCAGAGGAAGAATATCATAAAGAAGCATCAGTGTCTCATCACAGTGAGAAACTTGCCATTGCTTACGGCCTTATAAAAACAGCTCCCGGAACTACAATTAGAATATCTAAGAATCTCAGAGTCTGCACAGATTGCCACAATGCAACAAAGATTATTTCGAAGGTATTCAAAAGGGAAATCGTTGTTCGTGATCGAAACCGCTTTCACCATTTTAAAGAAGGGTCCTGTTCCTGCAATGATTATTGGTAAAACTTAAGCATCTGATTGTCTTGCAATGGTTGTCTGGAGAATATTTCTATGCCAAAATTGTGAGAGGACTCTTTGTTAAAGTCCCAATTAAGGCAATGGTTGATTAATAAATTTGTTTCAGTTCCCCAACATTTCTGCTACTTTATTTGtctctttattttttatattttattttacacAGGTTGGAAAACTGCAAAAGTATGTAATAATATAACCGATCAGGATTAGAATGCCAGACCCTTTTTTCTTTCATGCGTAGAAACCAGAGATTCCATTTGGATGGTCATCGTACTAAAGACACAATGTATTGGTACATGACACTGCTATTCATCACCCGCAATACTAGTACGGAAATTTTCTTATTCCAATCAAATTTTGTCATGTAACAACATGGGGCCTTACATTATCACACTACAATTATTACTGAGACAAAAGACTTGTGGTACTCACCAGTGATGTTTCAACATTTTGTATCTATATTCAGAATTTTTTCTAGGAACAAGAGATTAGGAGTTCTCGATTCGCATTCAGCACACATGGTTTGTGTGGAACCAAATTATATCTCAATAATCTGACACCTGGAGTCCTGCCAAATCTCCTATCACTCTCCACCAATCCATGAAGAACACCTTAGTGTATAGGTGGGCCAGAGCCAAATTCTATTCTGCTTAGTATTGACATTTTGGTAAAAGGGCCTTGTCTGATTGGATTTGAACTCTGCTTGTGATTAGTATAATTTATATGACATAACCAGATGTTAAGCATAGTGGAACAATGAAGAAGTAATGACTAGCTGGCTTGGCTTGGCTTGGCTATGAACCTAACATAATTCTTTGCTTACAAAGAATTGGAATCCAGTTTCTCCATCTTGAAATTTACAGAAAAACATGACAAAGAAACTTTACTTGTAAACTATAAGTTACTAGAAGTTAATGATTTACCTAATCAGAGCTAAGCTCCTACAGGCTGAATCTAGCAGCAAGAAAGATACAGGGCAGTGATTTCATCTCATAGCTGAACTTTGATGGAAAAGTAATCAACTTAAACATTGACCATGTTATCAAAAAGGTAATCAAAGGGACTATAGCCTGTGATTACTAATCTTCCTTTTAGACATTATTGCCCAGAGGAGGTGAAAAACTTCATAATCCTCTCTTCCAACTGTTCACGAGTTAATAACATTGGTTGAAGCAGAAGAAAAACCCTTTAGGCTTGTCTTCCATATTTGCTTTAGGAGTCTCCCCTATTTCGTCTCGAACTTCCATCAATGAGCTTGTACCAGGAGACTCGGGCGGCAAGACAGTGTTTTCAGAGGCAAAAATCCTAGAAGGAATCGCAGGCTCTGGTGGGGAAATGGTGTAGAGATAATTAAGCAGCATCTGTATAATCTGGCTGAAATTTGGCCGAGCATTCGGGTCCTCCTGCCAGCATGAAGTTAAAATGGTAGCCAATTCCTCTGGAAGATCCTCAGCACTAGGCCTCACATTCTGAAATGGCAAAGTAACAATTTACAACCTTCAGTAAAGCATTATGCAGTACAAGGAAGGTTTCAGCGAATAGTAAATCCAACCAATTCATTGAAAGAATAAGATAATGTTGCATATGGTTAGAAAGGAAATTTTAATTACTTTGAACGCAGCTGCATAAGCCGCCTGAAGATTTGACATGCCCTCAAATGGCAATTTGTTGTGTAACAGCTCCCACAAAACAATTGCAAAACTATAGGCATCCACTTTGTGATTGTAATGCTTCTTCT is a window of Humulus lupulus chromosome 4, drHumLupu1.1, whole genome shotgun sequence DNA encoding:
- the LOC133830232 gene encoding pentatricopeptide repeat-containing protein At1g08070, chloroplastic-like, whose protein sequence is MALTTHPFFSPSKTPTAITTISEFPQNPKTLILQKCKTTKDLNQVHAHLIKTRLLHSPLIAENLLESAAIILPDAMDYALSIFGRMDQPDSAAYNVMIRGLIYKKSNHEAILLFRKMCESLVHPDEFTFPSVLKACSKLGALSEGEQIHARIVKTGFGSNGYVENTLIHMYASCGDLEVARKVFDKMSHRHVMTWNSMLAGYAKNELWDEIVKLFRKMMELGSEFDEVTMISVLPACGRVADLELGEWISEYIEANRLKDNLALITSLIDMYAKCGQIDSARRVFNQMDRRDVVAWSAMISGYVQVNRCREALDLFKEMQKANVEPNEVTMVSVLYSCSVLGTLETGKWVHFYIKKKKMKLTVTLGTALINFYSKCGLIDSSIEVFNKMSMRNVFSWTALIQGLASNGQGEKALEYFKLMQQNNIDPNDVTFIGVLSACSHAGLVDEGRKYFLSMSNDYDIEPRIEHYGCMVDIFGRAGLIEEAYKFIKNMPIQPNAVVWRTLLASCRVHKKVEIGEESLKNIIKLDQPHSGDYILLSKLYALVGRHDDALRVRNQMKENGIKKAPGCSLIELDGVMYEFFAEDKRNPNSMEIYNATEDMMRKIKSAGYVPNTADARLDAEEEYHKEASVSHHSEKLAIAYGLIKTAPGTTIRISKNLRVCTDCHNATKIISKVFKREIVVRDRNRFHHFKEGSCSCNDYW